One Syntrophobacterales bacterium genomic window carries:
- the iorA gene encoding indolepyruvate ferredoxin oxidoreductase subunit alpha has product MKEIMQGNSAIARGAWEAGVTVAAAYPGTPSSEILKEIADNYPEIYAEWAPNEKVSVEVASGAAIAGARCMASMKHVGMNVAADPFMTLAYTGIKGGFVIVIADDPNVHSSQNEQDSRNWARFAKVPMLEPGDAQECKDFTKIGYEISEKFDTPVILRTETRVAHSDSPVELENRVESKIPLGLDPKQAPKYVMVPFNVRERRKVVEDRMEKLSAYADEFKYNVMEINDPNIGVITSGVSYLYTKDVFPNYSYLKLGMVWPLPKKMIADFYKKVKKVIIVEELDPFLETEIKALGYKVWHGKDVIPNMYELDPMIVEKSLLGKKYKASKPRIAAGDLPRRPPNMCAGCSHRPMFYALKKLGAFVFGDIGCYTLATAPPLQALHTTVCMGAGVGEAHGAIKAMGKEGLGKIVAVLGDSTFLHSGVTPLMDVVYNKGASTTIVLDNRITGMTGHQEHPGTGFTVRQEPTNMIDYETLGKAVGVKHIRKIDPYNIKETMKVVKEEMDRDAPSLILCVDSPCVMLKREKRKFQAATYTIDTDKCRGCKVCLDIGCPAISWQEGAGATVDGHKRKGTVFINKDQCAGCEVCAQVCKFEAIVPGAK; this is encoded by the coding sequence ATGAAAGAAATAATGCAGGGAAACAGCGCGATTGCAAGAGGTGCCTGGGAAGCTGGAGTGACGGTCGCTGCTGCATACCCCGGGACACCTAGCAGTGAAATCCTTAAGGAGATTGCCGACAACTACCCGGAAATTTATGCTGAATGGGCGCCTAACGAAAAAGTGTCCGTCGAGGTAGCAAGCGGCGCCGCGATTGCTGGCGCACGGTGTATGGCGTCAATGAAGCATGTTGGTATGAACGTCGCCGCCGACCCGTTCATGACACTGGCTTACACTGGTATAAAAGGTGGATTCGTCATTGTCATCGCCGATGATCCGAATGTACATAGCTCTCAGAACGAGCAGGACAGCAGGAACTGGGCGCGTTTTGCAAAGGTTCCCATGCTGGAGCCTGGTGACGCCCAGGAATGTAAGGACTTTACCAAGATAGGTTATGAGATCAGCGAGAAGTTTGATACACCGGTAATCCTTAGAACCGAGACAAGGGTTGCCCATTCCGACTCTCCTGTCGAGCTTGAGAACAGAGTGGAATCGAAAATTCCTCTGGGACTTGATCCGAAGCAGGCGCCCAAGTACGTCATGGTTCCGTTCAATGTACGGGAGCGGCGCAAAGTCGTTGAGGACAGAATGGAGAAACTCTCCGCCTACGCGGATGAATTCAAGTATAACGTAATGGAGATCAACGACCCGAACATAGGGGTAATCACAAGCGGCGTTTCCTACCTCTATACCAAGGACGTATTTCCTAACTATTCATACCTTAAACTCGGAATGGTCTGGCCTCTCCCCAAAAAGATGATCGCCGATTTCTACAAAAAGGTTAAGAAAGTGATCATCGTAGAGGAGCTTGACCCCTTCCTCGAAACAGAGATAAAGGCTCTTGGGTATAAAGTGTGGCACGGCAAAGATGTTATTCCAAATATGTATGAGCTGGACCCCATGATCGTTGAAAAATCCCTCTTGGGCAAGAAGTACAAAGCATCCAAACCGAGGATCGCGGCTGGAGACCTGCCGAGAAGGCCGCCGAACATGTGCGCAGGCTGTTCCCACAGGCCCATGTTCTATGCCCTTAAGAAGTTGGGCGCCTTCGTATTTGGTGACATCGGCTGCTATACCCTCGCCACTGCTCCTCCTCTGCAAGCGCTCCATACCACGGTGTGCATGGGGGCTGGCGTAGGTGAAGCGCACGGCGCAATAAAGGCCATGGGGAAAGAGGGCCTTGGCAAGATAGTTGCCGTGCTCGGTGACTCCACATTCCTCCACTCAGGAGTAACCCCGCTTATGGACGTGGTCTATAACAAGGGCGCATCCACTACCATCGTCCTCGATAACAGGATCACAGGTATGACGGGACACCAGGAACATCCGGGAACAGGCTTCACGGTCCGTCAGGAACCAACCAATATGATCGACTATGAAACCTTGGGTAAGGCGGTCGGCGTAAAACACATAAGAAAGATTGATCCCTATAACATCAAGGAGACAATGAAGGTCGTGAAAGAGGAGATGGACAGGGACGCTCCGTCGCTCATCCTCTGCGTAGACTCTCCATGCGTCATGCTGAAAAGAGAGAAAAGGAAATTCCAGGCTGCCACCTACACCATTGACACTGACAAGTGCCGCGGCTGCAAGGTATGCCTCGACATTGGCTGCCCTGCCATAAGCTGGCAGGAAGGAGCTGGTGCCACAGTAGACGGCCACAAGAGAAAAGGGACCGTATTCATCAACAAAGATCAGTGCGCAGGTTGCGAGGTATGTGCTCAGGTATGTAAATTCGAAGCCATCGTACCGGGCGCGAAGTGA
- a CDS encoding indolepyruvate oxidoreductase subunit beta, translating into MIDNNKVTNIFLSGVGGQGTILASNILAEVFLKAGYDVKKSEVHGMAQRGGDVTTHFRFGKKVYSPLIKYGDVDFLLSFELLEALRYINWVKPEGKIVINKQEILPSGVNLGVAKYPQDVEKSFKKYFKDNVWVLNGQEMARKLGNIQAANVVLLGAFSNFFPEMKEEQFIDAIKTLLAPKLHDLNVKAFYEGRKTI; encoded by the coding sequence ATGATAGACAATAATAAAGTGACCAATATATTTCTCTCCGGCGTAGGCGGTCAGGGTACGATCCTCGCAAGCAACATACTCGCGGAAGTCTTCCTGAAAGCAGGCTACGATGTAAAGAAAAGCGAAGTTCACGGTATGGCCCAGAGGGGCGGGGATGTGACCACCCATTTCAGGTTCGGCAAAAAGGTCTACTCCCCCCTCATCAAATACGGCGACGTCGATTTTCTCCTCTCCTTTGAGCTCTTAGAGGCACTCCGGTACATCAACTGGGTGAAACCGGAAGGGAAGATCGTCATCAACAAACAGGAGATACTGCCTTCCGGGGTAAACCTGGGCGTTGCGAAATATCCTCAAGATGTAGAGAAAAGTTTCAAGAAGTATTTTAAAGACAATGTATGGGTATTGAACGGTCAGGAGATGGCGCGGAAACTTGGGAATATCCAGGCTGCAAACGTCGTTCTCTTAGGCGCCTTTTCGAACTTCTTCCCTGAAATGAAGGAAGAACAGTTTATAGATGCCATCAAGACGCTCCTTGCGCCTAAGCTCCATGACTTGAATGTAAAAGCGTTTTACGAAGGAAGGAAGACCATTTAA
- a CDS encoding DUF2905 domain-containing protein has protein sequence MQGAGKLLVVLGIVLIIVGLAFMFGHKIPYIGRLPGDIYIRKERFSLYFPLTTSIVISIILTIFFSIFRK, from the coding sequence ATGCAGGGCGCGGGAAAGCTGCTGGTAGTCCTCGGTATTGTGCTTATCATCGTGGGCCTCGCCTTCATGTTTGGCCACAAGATACCCTATATTGGCAGACTGCCGGGGGATATTTATATCAGGAAAGAGCGGTTCAGCCTCTACTTCCCGCTTACCACCAGCATTGTTATCAGCATCATACTAACCATATTTTTTTCCATTTTCAGAAAATAG
- a CDS encoding insulinase family protein: MSLFTVDDRLACVFEQRKGTGVVAVQIWVKAGSRNEAAEQAGITHFIEHLIFKGTEKVKANEMASRIESLGGSINAFTSYDNTVYHIVVPKQAFEEGLDLLVDAVYNPAFPEDEVEKENKVVLEEIKMGEDDPQRKLFQELFAIAYDGKPYGRPIIGYEETVKNISRDDIGQYFKTHYKPENMVAVIVGDFDEEAAKVFLKKSLQKKKDQVQTSPESDATASGKGGKKIAIIEKDVREGYLAISYPIPPVVHPDTPALEVLGAILGAGESSRLQEQLKNRQGIVPNVGTYFFSPRDGGLMVVYATFQGNDYGSIVNAVDKEIKRLLEENTGEWELTKARNMIEASYIYGAETVQGRARQIGNFMTMTGNADFIDRYLKAINKVTAADVKRVLEKYLTDQEKRLVALLPKNSSNPTNPNTFQLENGLTYTINRNTASPSLAFRIGFVGGLKEEPSGKNGVFNLISKMLLKGTRDKDVHAIAKEIDLLAGSISPYTGRNVFGLSGIFLSKDMKKALALLQEILVSSEFKEKEMKTAKEEIHSEIRQRDDDPISGVFRKFNETMYTGHPYGKDPIGTEEDVEGLTLAELKDFYGKYVSPENAVLAISGDMDEKELKGLVEQLFSGWKGKGHTLRKVIPELPSDRVVQVKKDMMQTHLVFGFYGPGLIDEDRYAVEVMAAVLSGMGGRIHKILREEKPYAYALTFFNQMVYEAGTMGIYIGTDGRHVKEVEDIVRAEIWRLRTEGFTDQEVSDAKRYITGNHYIRKQSNGSISTDMCLDAMYGMKAGFFKEWPSFIERVKKEDVDNAAKKYLDLDKMVQITYGASVVSTFSP, from the coding sequence ATGAGCTTGTTTACGGTGGATGATCGTCTGGCCTGTGTCTTTGAACAGCGCAAGGGGACCGGTGTGGTTGCGGTCCAGATTTGGGTTAAGGCAGGAAGCCGCAATGAGGCGGCGGAGCAGGCGGGCATTACTCACTTTATCGAGCACCTGATTTTTAAGGGGACCGAGAAGGTAAAGGCCAATGAAATGGCGTCACGGATTGAGTCCCTAGGGGGAAGCATAAACGCTTTCACATCCTACGACAACACGGTGTATCACATCGTGGTGCCGAAGCAGGCTTTTGAAGAGGGTCTCGACCTTCTGGTGGATGCGGTCTATAATCCCGCTTTCCCGGAAGACGAGGTAGAAAAAGAGAACAAGGTTGTTTTAGAAGAAATCAAGATGGGGGAAGATGACCCCCAGCGAAAGTTGTTCCAAGAGCTCTTCGCCATAGCCTATGACGGTAAGCCTTATGGCAGACCGATCATAGGCTATGAGGAGACTGTGAAGAACATCAGCAGAGACGATATCGGGCAGTATTTCAAAACCCATTATAAACCGGAAAACATGGTGGCGGTAATAGTGGGTGATTTTGATGAAGAAGCGGCAAAGGTATTCCTCAAGAAATCTCTTCAGAAAAAAAAAGACCAAGTACAGACCAGTCCTGAATCCGACGCCACGGCGTCCGGAAAGGGCGGCAAAAAAATCGCAATCATAGAGAAAGATGTGAGGGAGGGGTATCTTGCCATATCCTATCCTATTCCTCCAGTGGTCCATCCAGACACCCCGGCGCTTGAGGTGCTTGGAGCCATCCTGGGCGCAGGAGAAAGTTCCAGGCTTCAGGAACAATTGAAAAATCGGCAGGGTATCGTTCCGAACGTAGGAACCTATTTCTTCTCTCCCCGCGACGGCGGACTGATGGTGGTATACGCCACGTTTCAAGGGAACGATTATGGCTCCATAGTCAATGCAGTGGATAAAGAGATCAAAAGACTCCTTGAGGAGAACACGGGCGAGTGGGAGCTTACCAAGGCGAGGAACATGATTGAGGCTTCCTACATATATGGGGCGGAAACGGTCCAGGGCAGAGCCAGGCAGATTGGCAATTTCATGACCATGACCGGCAATGCCGATTTCATAGACCGCTATCTGAAGGCTATCAACAAAGTGACTGCGGCCGACGTAAAGAGGGTACTCGAAAAGTACCTGACAGATCAAGAGAAGAGGCTTGTGGCGCTCTTGCCGAAGAATTCCTCGAATCCCACGAATCCCAACACCTTCCAGTTGGAAAACGGTTTGACTTATACAATAAACAGGAATACCGCATCTCCCAGCCTGGCCTTCAGGATCGGTTTCGTCGGCGGACTCAAGGAGGAGCCAAGCGGAAAAAACGGCGTCTTCAACCTTATTTCGAAAATGCTTCTGAAAGGCACCAGAGATAAAGATGTCCATGCAATCGCTAAAGAGATAGACCTTCTCGCTGGGAGTATATCACCCTATACAGGCCGGAACGTCTTCGGCCTTTCGGGCATCTTCCTCAGCAAAGATATGAAAAAGGCTCTTGCCCTGCTCCAGGAGATCCTCGTTTCCTCAGAATTTAAAGAGAAGGAGATGAAGACGGCAAAGGAGGAGATCCATTCGGAGATACGGCAACGGGATGACGACCCCATATCAGGCGTTTTCAGAAAATTTAACGAGACGATGTACACCGGGCACCCTTACGGGAAAGACCCCATCGGGACGGAAGAAGATGTGGAAGGTCTTACCCTCGCCGAGTTGAAGGATTTCTACGGCAAATATGTGAGTCCAGAAAATGCTGTCCTCGCCATATCGGGTGATATGGATGAAAAGGAACTCAAAGGTCTCGTGGAGCAGCTTTTCTCCGGCTGGAAAGGTAAAGGCCATACGCTCAGGAAGGTGATCCCGGAGTTACCCTCGGACAGGGTCGTGCAGGTAAAGAAGGACATGATGCAGACCCACCTTGTGTTCGGTTTTTACGGCCCTGGGCTGATCGACGAAGACCGTTACGCCGTGGAAGTCATGGCGGCTGTGCTCTCGGGTATGGGAGGCCGGATACACAAGATTCTGAGAGAGGAAAAACCCTACGCATATGCCCTCACCTTTTTTAACCAGATGGTTTACGAAGCGGGGACGATGGGGATTTATATCGGCACCGACGGGAGGCACGTCAAAGAGGTGGAAGACATCGTGCGAGCAGAGATCTGGCGCCTCAGAACCGAAGGTTTTACCGACCAGGAAGTCTCCGACGCAAAAAGGTATATAACCGGTAACCATTACATAAGAAAGCAAAGCAATGGTTCGATATCGACGGATATGTGTCTCGACGCCATGTACGGCATGAAGGCGGGCTTTTTTAAGGAATGGCCGTCATTTATAGAGCGCGTGAAAAAAGAAGACGTAGATAATGCAGCCAAAAAGTACCTTGATCTTGATAAGATGGTCCAAATCACCTACGGCGCCTCTGTTGTGTCAACTTTTTCCCCATAA
- a CDS encoding peptide chain release factor-like protein: MRTSRFNVSLQKVNALQERMERLEIMESDIEEQFIRSGGPGGQNVNKVATCVYLKHLPTGIEVKCQQERSQAMNRFLARRILVQKIEELILGRESEEQRKIEKIRRQKRKRSKRAKEKVLELKHIQSRKKKSRSFRPDMSE, encoded by the coding sequence ATGCGTACATCGCGGTTCAACGTAAGTCTCCAAAAAGTCAATGCCTTACAGGAAAGGATGGAACGCCTTGAGATCATGGAGTCGGATATAGAGGAGCAGTTTATCCGGTCCGGCGGGCCTGGAGGCCAGAACGTCAATAAAGTCGCCACGTGTGTGTATCTGAAGCACCTCCCCACGGGTATTGAGGTGAAATGCCAGCAGGAGCGGTCACAGGCCATGAATCGGTTTCTTGCGCGGCGTATTCTCGTCCAAAAGATTGAAGAATTGATTCTTGGAAGAGAGAGCGAGGAACAGAGGAAGATTGAAAAGATTCGGAGGCAGAAGCGGAAGCGGTCGAAAAGGGCTAAAGAGAAAGTCTTGGAACTGAAGCATATACAGTCTCGCAAGAAAAAGTCCCGCTCATTCCGTCCCGACATGTCGGAATAA
- a CDS encoding epoxyqueuosine reductase QueH has product MNCERQMKERWDKKRVLLHICCAPCSIYVFRRLREEGAEVSGYFYNPNIHPYTEFMKRIATLTNYAEISSFPLAVDTEYDLESFLKGALARGKDRCIFCYRMRLEKAFVKAAETGADALTTTLLYSKYQRHEDIKMIALELSEKYGIPFLYEDFRTGWKEGIERSKALNMYRQPYCGCIFSEKERYGEK; this is encoded by the coding sequence ATGAATTGTGAACGGCAGATGAAGGAGAGATGGGATAAAAAGAGAGTTCTCCTGCATATATGCTGCGCTCCCTGCAGCATATATGTCTTTCGGAGGTTGAGGGAGGAGGGAGCGGAGGTTTCAGGGTATTTTTATAACCCAAATATCCACCCTTACACGGAATTTATGAAAAGGATTGCCACCCTAACAAACTATGCTGAGATATCGTCCTTTCCGCTCGCGGTCGATACGGAGTATGATCTTGAGAGCTTTTTGAAAGGAGCTCTCGCCCGCGGGAAAGACAGGTGCATCTTTTGCTACCGCATGAGGCTCGAAAAAGCCTTTGTTAAGGCGGCCGAAACAGGTGCGGATGCGTTGACCACGACACTCCTTTACAGTAAGTATCAGAGGCATGAAGACATAAAAATGATCGCATTGGAACTTTCTGAAAAGTATGGCATCCCTTTCCTTTATGAGGATTTCAGGACCGGATGGAAAGAAGGGATTGAGAGATCGAAAGCTCTTAATATGTACCGTCAGCCTTATTGCGGCTGCATATTTAGCGAGAAAGAACGCTACGGGGAGAAATAG
- a CDS encoding isochorismatase family protein — MGNTFDQKKMITRDDCLLVIIDAQEKLMPALSHGDEITANLVRLAQFSRIIGFPVIVTEQEKLGATLTVIKDHLSGLEPVKKVHFNCFSSHDFNDRILASGRKTIILAGAEAHICVAQTALGAPAGYTVHVAADAISSRTVQNREIALRRMLHAGCVITSTEMFMYEILRKAGTDEFKAVLPLVK; from the coding sequence ATGGGCAATACATTCGATCAGAAAAAGATGATCACCCGTGATGACTGTCTCCTCGTCATCATCGACGCCCAAGAGAAACTCATGCCCGCCCTATCCCACGGGGATGAAATTACCGCCAATCTGGTTCGCCTGGCGCAATTCTCGCGGATCATTGGTTTCCCTGTAATTGTGACCGAGCAAGAGAAGCTCGGGGCCACATTGACTGTCATAAAAGACCATCTGTCCGGCTTGGAACCGGTGAAGAAGGTCCATTTCAACTGCTTCTCTTCCCATGATTTCAACGACCGTATCCTCGCCTCCGGCAGAAAGACGATTATCCTTGCAGGCGCCGAGGCCCACATCTGCGTGGCCCAGACGGCCCTCGGAGCGCCGGCCGGGTACACGGTCCATGTGGCCGCCGATGCCATATCTTCCCGCACGGTCCAAAACAGAGAGATCGCCCTAAGAAGGATGCTCCACGCCGGATGTGTTATCACTTCCACTGAGATGTTCATGTACGAAATCCTTCGAAAAGCCGGGACGGACGAATTCAAAGCTGTCCTTCCTCTCGTCAAGTAG
- a CDS encoding DsbC family protein — protein sequence MKKRSPSILFIAIFMFAFAIHGYADPVTEGTAKTKNNQETVTVKESVEEGFKKNFPNIKFDAINPTDIKGIYEVVVGTKIGYFAPETGYLIVGEIRDKSGANLTANRRNEIIASKAKSLPLDKAIKIGSGPSTVIEFTDPDCPFCRKASTFLNQKTDATRYIFFVPLPNHPDAENKARFVFCATDRAKAYEEAMTGKLDDKKYETCKKPEVEGLLKAHKGLANKMGISSTPFFIANGKAIPGADIPKLEEALKQDGK from the coding sequence ATGAAAAAAAGAAGTCCGTCTATACTGTTTATTGCAATATTCATGTTTGCTTTCGCCATTCATGGGTATGCGGACCCTGTCACGGAAGGGACCGCCAAAACGAAAAACAACCAAGAAACGGTAACGGTGAAGGAATCTGTGGAAGAAGGGTTCAAGAAAAACTTTCCAAACATAAAGTTTGACGCTATCAATCCGACTGATATAAAGGGTATATATGAAGTCGTGGTGGGTACCAAAATAGGGTATTTCGCACCCGAAACCGGCTATCTCATTGTCGGTGAGATAAGAGATAAAAGCGGGGCCAACCTTACGGCAAACAGAAGAAATGAGATCATTGCCTCTAAAGCAAAAAGCCTTCCCCTTGATAAGGCGATAAAGATCGGCTCTGGGCCATCAACGGTCATAGAATTTACCGATCCGGACTGCCCGTTCTGCAGGAAGGCGTCCACTTTCCTCAACCAAAAGACGGACGCGACAAGGTATATATTCTTCGTACCTCTGCCCAATCATCCCGATGCAGAGAACAAGGCTAGGTTTGTATTCTGCGCCACAGACCGGGCCAAGGCATACGAAGAGGCCATGACCGGGAAACTGGATGACAAGAAATATGAAACATGCAAAAAACCAGAGGTGGAAGGCCTCCTCAAAGCACACAAAGGGCTTGCCAATAAAATGGGTATAAGCAGTACACCTTTCTTTATAGCAAACGGCAAAGCGATACCCGGCGCAGACATCCCGAAACTTGAGGAAGCATTGAAGCAGGACGGGAAGTAA
- a CDS encoding alpha/beta hydrolase has translation MSLNVKKYGSAEPCLFIHGAGGSLSAWYFQKELQKLMEVIFVDLPGHGGSPGPSLSKIEDMRDAIIETLHSLNIEKPFIVGHSMGGAIALSLALTHPESVKGLILVGTGARLKVMPDFLDGVLKDKEGTLKLVTEVAFGRNTPAEMKEGGFREMMKCDARTIYNDYYACNHFDVMDSVREIKIPTLAVCAGSDLMTPPKYSEYICSQIKGSRIELIEGIGHMIMLERPVEFNKAIEGFVRNWSAKSGE, from the coding sequence ATGAGTCTTAATGTAAAAAAGTACGGGTCAGCAGAACCTTGTTTGTTTATCCACGGAGCAGGAGGAAGCTTGAGTGCGTGGTATTTTCAGAAGGAGTTGCAGAAATTGATGGAGGTCATCTTTGTCGACCTGCCCGGCCATGGTGGATCTCCCGGTCCCTCTCTGAGCAAGATTGAAGATATGAGGGACGCCATCATTGAAACGCTCCATTCCCTGAATATCGAGAAACCGTTCATTGTGGGACATTCTATGGGAGGTGCCATCGCGCTCTCTCTTGCGCTCACCCATCCGGAGTCGGTAAAAGGCTTGATCCTCGTAGGTACCGGGGCCCGCCTCAAGGTGATGCCCGATTTCCTGGACGGCGTGTTAAAGGATAAAGAAGGTACACTTAAACTCGTTACGGAGGTCGCGTTCGGAAGGAACACGCCCGCTGAAATGAAAGAAGGCGGTTTCAGGGAGATGATGAAATGCGATGCCCGCACTATCTACAATGATTATTATGCGTGCAATCATTTCGATGTAATGGATTCGGTTAGAGAGATCAAAATCCCCACCCTCGCCGTCTGCGCTGGGTCCGACCTCATGACACCTCCTAAGTACTCAGAATATATTTGCAGTCAGATAAAAGGCTCAAGGATAGAACTTATTGAAGGTATAGGGCATATGATCATGCTCGAAAGACCCGTTGAGTTTAACAAAGCCATTGAGGGATTTGTACGCAACTGGTCTGCCAAGTCAGGAGAATGA
- a CDS encoding NifU family protein: MKEKVEEAIGKIRPFLQRDGGDIELVDVTEGIVKVRLKGACGTCPMSMMTLKMGVEKTLKQDIPEVKEVVAV, translated from the coding sequence ATGAAAGAAAAAGTGGAAGAGGCTATCGGCAAGATTCGACCGTTCTTGCAGAGAGACGGAGGTGATATTGAGCTTGTGGACGTTACCGAAGGCATCGTAAAAGTCCGTTTGAAAGGCGCGTGCGGCACCTGTCCCATGAGCATGATGACCCTAAAGATGGGCGTGGAAAAGACACTGAAGCAAGATATCCCCGAAGTCAAAGAGGTTGTTGCGGTATAA
- a CDS encoding Hsp20/alpha crystallin family protein, with protein sequence MAMIPWRPLWDTRFPSLSDEMDKMFEEFFEKVRFPSPEERSWVLPLDVYETKKEVIVTVDVPGVDPKKVAISIIDDSLTIKGEREKDPDLKDEELCRAERKFGMFQRIIQIPAEVSADTAKASYTNGVLKIVMPKTEKNAPKEVKVDIL encoded by the coding sequence ATGGCAATGATACCGTGGAGGCCTTTATGGGATACAAGGTTTCCTTCCCTGAGCGACGAAATGGATAAGATGTTTGAGGAGTTCTTTGAAAAGGTGAGATTCCCGTCCCCAGAGGAACGTTCCTGGGTCCTTCCCCTTGATGTCTATGAAACGAAAAAAGAAGTGATTGTAACAGTCGATGTTCCTGGTGTCGACCCTAAAAAGGTGGCAATATCTATTATCGACGACAGTCTCACAATCAAAGGCGAACGGGAAAAGGACCCCGATCTTAAAGATGAGGAACTTTGCAGAGCAGAGAGAAAATTCGGTATGTTCCAAAGAATAATTCAAATACCCGCTGAAGTTTCAGCGGATACGGCAAAGGCTTCGTACACCAATGGAGTTCTGAAAATCGTAATGCCGAAGACCGAGAAGAATGCGCCGAAAGAAGTAAAGGTGGACATCCTGTAA
- a CDS encoding M20/M25/M40 family metallo-hydrolase: MMEDKDRAVSLLRQFLRIDTTNPPGNEEEAVLFLEGILSEAGIRSEIYKAAPRRANLMARIKGKKNGKPIVLLSHVDVVPAKAEEWDFDPFGGEIKDGFIYGRGAIDMKSQTICHLLAFMNLLGEGITPEQDILFLATGDEEVGGKFGVEYMVKHVEELRQASFVLSEGGWITKEGGVRHAQISVTEKNLAQFFIRANGTGGHGSRPFKDNANEKIINTAKKIAAHKWPFKSTKTVSTYFNGVFKGFKGDGFVFDNLKDTLKHKKFREFVEDNPVYNALLRNTVTLTVLRGGEKVNVIPTESSAFFDARLLPGENYNQFMKKIGNLAGKEVEVVPISGGSKEPAPSGYNTPYFRSLIKAVSKIDGLLPVLPFITSGATDLRYFRELGSFAYGFFPVVLPREEELRMHGVNERISIAGLLEGMEGMKNIVKELAKIK; the protein is encoded by the coding sequence ATGATGGAAGATAAAGACCGTGCAGTTTCACTTCTCAGACAGTTCCTTCGGATAGACACCACAAACCCGCCTGGCAACGAAGAGGAAGCGGTCCTTTTCCTTGAAGGAATCTTGAGCGAAGCGGGAATACGATCCGAAATCTATAAGGCGGCTCCAAGGAGAGCCAACCTTATGGCTCGGATAAAGGGGAAGAAAAACGGAAAGCCAATCGTGCTGCTCAGTCACGTGGATGTGGTCCCGGCCAAGGCTGAAGAATGGGATTTCGATCCTTTTGGCGGAGAGATAAAGGACGGATTTATATACGGACGCGGAGCGATCGACATGAAATCCCAGACTATCTGTCATCTTCTGGCGTTCATGAATCTTCTCGGCGAGGGCATCACCCCGGAGCAAGACATTCTTTTTCTGGCCACCGGAGACGAGGAAGTAGGCGGGAAGTTCGGTGTTGAGTACATGGTGAAACATGTCGAAGAATTGAGGCAAGCCTCATTCGTGTTAAGCGAAGGCGGATGGATCACCAAGGAAGGAGGAGTGCGTCACGCCCAGATCTCGGTCACCGAAAAGAATCTTGCCCAGTTTTTCATCAGAGCTAACGGGACGGGTGGGCACGGTTCCCGACCTTTCAAGGACAATGCAAACGAGAAGATTATAAATACAGCTAAGAAAATTGCGGCCCATAAGTGGCCATTCAAATCCACCAAGACTGTAAGCACCTATTTCAACGGTGTTTTTAAAGGGTTCAAAGGGGATGGATTTGTTTTCGATAATCTGAAAGATACGCTGAAACACAAGAAATTCAGAGAGTTTGTGGAAGATAATCCCGTCTATAACGCCCTACTCAGGAATACGGTCACCCTCACAGTGCTCCGGGGCGGCGAAAAGGTCAATGTAATACCCACGGAATCGAGCGCTTTTTTCGATGCACGGTTGTTACCCGGAGAAAATTATAACCAGTTCATGAAAAAAATTGGTAATCTCGCAGGGAAAGAGGTGGAAGTGGTACCCATAAGCGGAGGCAGCAAAGAACCTGCTCCGTCAGGATACAACACACCATATTTCAGGAGCCTCATCAAAGCGGTAAGCAAAATAGATGGTCTCCTCCCCGTGCTTCCCTTTATTACGTCCGGCGCTACGGACCTGCGATATTTCAGAGAGTTAGGATCTTTTGCCTATGGTTTCTTCCCTGTCGTCCTGCCCAGAGAAGAAGAGCTCCGGATGCACGGGGTGAACGAGCGAATATCGATTGCCGGTCTACTGGAAGGAATGGAGGGCATGAAAAATATTGTCAAGGAATTAGCTAAAATTAAGTGA